Part of the Leclercia sp. AS011 genome is shown below.
CGTCTGGCCCGGGTTTTCAACAAGCTATAGTGACCTGCTGAATTTTTTAACAATTATTGCTAAGCTATTGGTAATCTTATGACCTCACCGGGCGGTTTTCACCGCTCGGTTTCATTTTAGGGATAATCACGATGAAGAAATCGGTTATAGCTGCAGGCGTTATTGTTGCATTAGGGGTGGTCTGGACGGGAGCTTCCTGGTACACCGGGAAACAGCTGGAGAGCCATCTGGCAGAGATGGTGGCGCAGGCGAACAGCGAACTTAAGCGCAGCGCACCGGAAGCCGGGCTGGAGTTGAGCTATCAGGATTACCAGCGCGGTCTGTTCAAAAGCCATCTGCAGCTGGTACTTAAACCGGTTGCTGGCACCCAGAACCCGTGGCTGCAGCCAGGACAGAGCCTGGTGCTGAACGAGGTGGTGGACCATGGTCCCTTCCCTCTGGCACAGCTGAAGACCTTCAACCTGATCCCGTCTATGGCCTCGGTAAAATCGACGCTGGTGAACAACGAAGCCTCTAAACCGCTGTTCGATCTGGCGAAGAATGAATCCCCGTTCGAAGCCAATACCCGTATCAGCTATGCCGGTGATACCAGCACCGATCTGGCGCTGAAGGCGTTGAATTACGAGAATGGTGACGAGAAAGTGGCCTTCAGCGGCGGTAATTTCCAGCTGGACGCCGATCGCGATGGCAAGAGCTTCTCCCTGAAAGGTGAAGCGGCCAGCGGCCTGGTGAATGCGGTGAACGAGTACGGTCAGAAGGTGCAACTGACCTTCAACAACCTGAAAACCGACGGCAACAGCCGCCTGACCGACTTTGACGAGCGGATCGGCGATCAGAAGCTCACGCTCGATAAGCTGGCTATCGCCATTGAAGGCAAAGAGATGGCGGTGCTGGAAGGGACAGATTTGAACGGTAAGGCTGAGCTGTCGAAAGACGGCAAAAGCGTTAACAGCCAGGTGGATTACAGCCTGAAGAGCCTGAAAGTGCAGAATCAGGATCTGGGTACCGGCAAGCTGACGCTGAAAATCGGCAATATCGACGGTCAGGCGTGGCACCAGTTCAGTCAGCAGTATCGCGCCCAGAGCCAGGCGCTGCTGGCGGATAAAACCCTGATGGAAAACCCGGCCCTGTATCAGCAGAAAGCGGCGGAAGCCTTCTTCAGCAACCTGCCGATCCTGCTCAAAGGCGAGCCGGTGGTTACTCTGGCACCGTTGAGCTGGAAAAACAGCAAAGGCGAGACCAACTTTAACCTCTCCCTGTTCCTGAAGGATCCGGCCACCGCCACGGGTGAAGCCCAGACTCTGGCCCAGGAAGTGGATCGCAGCGTGAAATCGCTGGAGAGCAAGCTGACCATCCCGATGGACATGGCGACCGAGTTCATGACCCAGATTGCGAAGCTGGAAGGTTATAACGAGGATGACGCCGGTAAACTGGCCAGCCAGCAGGTGAAAGGCCTGGCGGCGATGGGCCAGATGTTCCGTATCACCACCGTGGAAGATAACGTCATCAGCACCAGCCTGCAGTACAGCAACGGTCAGGTGACGCTCAACGGCCAGAAAATGCCGCTGGAAGAGTTTGTCGGCATGTTTGGTGTTCCGACGCTGAACCTTGCTGTCCCGGACGAGCCTGCCGCACCGGCGGTGCCGGCTCCTGCGCCAGCGCCTGCCGTTCCGCAGCAGTAAACAGCAAAACCCCTCTGCGGAGGGGTTTTTTATTGCCAATCATCCTTTCCAGCCGGTCAGGAAATCCATCAGCAGGGCGTTTACCTTCTCAGGCTGTTCCTCCTGGGGCAGATGACCGCACTCTTCGATGGCATAAGCCCGGAGATCGTCCGCCATCTCCGCCCAGACGCTCTGCATATCGAACAGCTTACCCACGGCGTGGAAGTCATTGCCCCACAGGGACAGCACCGGGCAGGCGATTTTAACCTCCGCGTCGGCCAGATCCTGCGCCACATCCTCGGCGTTGGCGCGATAGTCCGCCATCGCCCCGCGCACGGCACCGGGGGCCTGATAAGCGCGGACATAGGTATCAAACGCCTCGCCGCTGATGGTCGAGGGATCGAAGGTCCAGTCTGAGAAGAAATGGCGCAGCCAGATATGCTCCCGACCTGCAATCAGGGCTTCCGGCAGATCCGGCACCAGATGGAACAGGAAGAACCAGTAGGCGCGGGCGATAGAGGCGTTCAGATCCCGCGCCACGATACGGGTGGGCACGTTATCCATCACCACCAGGCGATCCACCAGCTCGGGATAATCTTTCGCAAAGCGGGTGGCGACACGCGCGCCGCGGTCATGCCCCACCAGCACTACTTTGTTCAGCCCCAGGGCGCGCATCAGCTCCCGGATATCCCGCGCCATGTTGCGTTTATCGTAGCCGGAGGCGGGCTTATCGGTCTCGCCGTAGCCGCGCAAATCCGGCGCAATTACCCGGTAGTGTTTAGACAGAACCGGAATTTGATAGCGCCAGGCGTAATTGGTCTCCGGGAAACCGTGGAGCAGGATCACCGGAGCACCTTCCCCCTCCTCAACCACAAACTGACGAATGCCATTAGCCGTTACAGTGTAACTTTTCATTGTGCTTTCCTCGTCTTATTTCAGCAGCGGCACATTGGCTGCACGTTGATACGGGCCGTAGATCGCCGGGTTCCAGCTGTAGCCCTGAGACTCAGGGGTAATGTGTCCGATACCCGGGAAGGCCAGGTGCGCTGCCGCCATCCACTCGCCATCTTTCGCCAGGGCATTAAATTCCTGGCCGCGGGATGAGGTGGCTCTCTTCGCATCCACGTCAAAGCGAATCGACACTTCCGGATGCGGGAACTGCACGGCCGGGGCGTGGATCAGATCCCCGATAAAGTTGATGGCCTCTCCTTCTGAGGCAAACCGATACACCGTGCTGCCAGGGGTGTGGCCGACGGCATAGGTGGTCTGGACTTCGGGGATCGGCGAGGCCGGCGGCACGAAGGTTTTCAGCTTTCCGGCTGCTTTATAGGCGGCCAGGGCGTGCCGGGCGATAGCAAAATACTCTTTTGCATTGGCCGGGGCGCTGGCCTCTTTGGCCGGATCCAGCCAGTAATCGGCTTCCCCCTGCGGCACCCAGACGGTGGCATTGGGGAACAGCGCCTTACCCAAGGCATCGCTCAGGCCGCAGACGTGGTCCAGGTGGAGGTGGGTCAGGAAGATGGTATCCACCTGCTCAGGCCGATACCCGGAGGCCTCCATGTTGGGAATTAACTGCCCTGCGGTTTGCGGCACGCAGTGGCCCGCCCCGCTGTCAATCATCACCAGATGTGTACCGGTATTCACCAGAAAAGCGTTAAAGGAGGTGGGCATGCGCTCGGCATCAATCTTATGTTGCGCCAGCAGTTCGCGGATTTTGTCCGCGGAGAGCCCTTTTAGCAGCCCAGGCGAGAGATCGTTGTAGCCATCGAAAAGCGCCGTCACCTCATTTTGCCCTACCGCCAGGCGGTAATACCCTGGCACCTGCTGGCGCACCTGCGCGGGGGCATCAGCCCAGACGTTGCTCACTAAAAACAGGCTGCTGAGGGCTAACACCGTGGTCATCTTTTTCATCGTCACTCCGAATTCACTGTTTATCAGGATGTGAAGTGACTATGGCGCTATAACGATAATTAGTGTAGATGTGTAATTTGATACGCCAGTATAACGGGAAGCGAGATAATGCGGCTGGAGGATGTGGAAGTGTTCGTTGAAGCGATAAAAGCGGGTAGCCTGGCGGGAGCCGCGCGTCGGCTCTCGATGAGCGCTATGGCAGCGTCGCGATGCCTTAATAACCTGGAAGCGGAGCTGGGGGTCCGGCTGGTGCATCGCACCACGCGCTCCCTGTCACCCACCAGCGACGGCGAGGTCTTTTTGCCCCATGCCCAGGCGCTGCTGGAAGATAAAACCAATGCCCTGGCCGACCTGTTTCCCGATGGTGCCCACCTCTCCGGGCGGCTGCGTATCACCGCCTCGGCGGCGTTTGGCCGCAAGATCGTCGCCCCGCTGCTGCCCGACTTTATGCGCCAGCATCCGGCCCTGCAGGTCGATCTGCTCGCCACCGATGAGCAGGTGGATATTGTCGGGAAAGGCATCGACGTGGCGTTACGTATCGCCCCGCTGCGGGACAACCGGCTGGTTGCCCATCGCCTGTGTGACAATCCCCGCGACCTGTGCGCCAGCCCTGACTATCTGGCGGCGAACGGCTATCCGCAAACGCTCAGCGATCTGGCAACGCACAG
Proteins encoded:
- a CDS encoding YdgA family protein, with translation MKKSVIAAGVIVALGVVWTGASWYTGKQLESHLAEMVAQANSELKRSAPEAGLELSYQDYQRGLFKSHLQLVLKPVAGTQNPWLQPGQSLVLNEVVDHGPFPLAQLKTFNLIPSMASVKSTLVNNEASKPLFDLAKNESPFEANTRISYAGDTSTDLALKALNYENGDEKVAFSGGNFQLDADRDGKSFSLKGEAASGLVNAVNEYGQKVQLTFNNLKTDGNSRLTDFDERIGDQKLTLDKLAIAIEGKEMAVLEGTDLNGKAELSKDGKSVNSQVDYSLKSLKVQNQDLGTGKLTLKIGNIDGQAWHQFSQQYRAQSQALLADKTLMENPALYQQKAAEAFFSNLPILLKGEPVVTLAPLSWKNSKGETNFNLSLFLKDPATATGEAQTLAQEVDRSVKSLESKLTIPMDMATEFMTQIAKLEGYNEDDAGKLASQQVKGLAAMGQMFRITTVEDNVISTSLQYSNGQVTLNGQKMPLEEFVGMFGVPTLNLAVPDEPAAPAVPAPAPAPAVPQQ
- a CDS encoding alpha/beta fold hydrolase is translated as MKSYTVTANGIRQFVVEEGEGAPVILLHGFPETNYAWRYQIPVLSKHYRVIAPDLRGYGETDKPASGYDKRNMARDIRELMRALGLNKVVLVGHDRGARVATRFAKDYPELVDRLVVMDNVPTRIVARDLNASIARAYWFFLFHLVPDLPEALIAGREHIWLRHFFSDWTFDPSTISGEAFDTYVRAYQAPGAVRGAMADYRANAEDVAQDLADAEVKIACPVLSLWGNDFHAVGKLFDMQSVWAEMADDLRAYAIEECGHLPQEEQPEKVNALLMDFLTGWKG
- a CDS encoding MBL fold metallo-hydrolase; translated protein: MKKMTTVLALSSLFLVSNVWADAPAQVRQQVPGYYRLAVGQNEVTALFDGYNDLSPGLLKGLSADKIRELLAQHKIDAERMPTSFNAFLVNTGTHLVMIDSGAGHCVPQTAGQLIPNMEASGYRPEQVDTIFLTHLHLDHVCGLSDALGKALFPNATVWVPQGEADYWLDPAKEASAPANAKEYFAIARHALAAYKAAGKLKTFVPPASPIPEVQTTYAVGHTPGSTVYRFASEGEAINFIGDLIHAPAVQFPHPEVSIRFDVDAKRATSSRGQEFNALAKDGEWMAAAHLAFPGIGHITPESQGYSWNPAIYGPYQRAANVPLLK
- a CDS encoding LysR family transcriptional regulator translates to MRLEDVEVFVEAIKAGSLAGAARRLSMSAMAASRCLNNLEAELGVRLVHRTTRSLSPTSDGEVFLPHAQALLEDKTNALADLFPDGAHLSGRLRITASAAFGRKIVAPLLPDFMRQHPALQVDLLATDEQVDIVGKGIDVALRIAPLRDNRLVAHRLCDNPRDLCASPDYLAANGYPQTLSDLATHSCLTTSDTTHWWFEQAGQRSRKKVSGRFSANSIEAIFEACQGGMGIANLSRWYVGPAIARGELKRIVLADAEPEALAVWAVYPTSRLIPAKVRKFVEALEARLVQNPLTPGA